The following proteins are encoded in a genomic region of Bosea beijingensis:
- a CDS encoding acetyl-CoA carboxylase carboxyltransferase subunit alpha, with protein MRSYLDFEKPVAELEAKADELRALEARGDGISLSEEIGKLDARASQALKELYAALTPWQKTLVARHPQRPHFKDYCAGLITEFTPLAGDRAFGEDEAIVGGFGRFRGEPVCVIGQEKGDSTETRIRHNFGMPKPEGYRKAVRLTELADRFGLPVLSFVDTAGAYPGIEAEERGQAEAIARSTEAWLGLRSPSVALVIGEGGSGGAIAIAAASRVMMMEHAIYSVISPEGAASILWRDTARAQDAATGMKITAQDLLKFGIIDRIVQEPTGGAHRDGQAAITRAGDAISAALGELAGLSADDIVNKRADKFLAIGRNL; from the coding sequence ATGCGTAGCTATCTGGATTTCGAGAAACCGGTCGCCGAGCTGGAGGCGAAGGCGGATGAGCTGCGGGCCCTGGAGGCACGCGGCGACGGCATCTCCCTGTCCGAGGAGATCGGCAAGCTCGACGCGCGCGCCAGCCAGGCGCTGAAGGAGCTCTATGCCGCGCTGACGCCCTGGCAGAAGACTCTGGTGGCGCGCCATCCGCAGCGCCCGCATTTCAAGGATTACTGCGCCGGGCTGATCACCGAGTTCACCCCGCTCGCCGGCGACCGCGCCTTCGGCGAGGACGAGGCCATCGTCGGCGGCTTCGGCCGCTTCCGCGGCGAGCCCGTCTGCGTCATCGGCCAGGAGAAGGGCGATTCGACCGAGACCCGCATCCGGCACAATTTCGGCATGCCCAAGCCCGAGGGCTACCGCAAGGCCGTGCGCCTGACCGAGCTCGCCGACCGCTTCGGCCTGCCGGTTCTGAGCTTCGTCGACACCGCCGGCGCCTATCCCGGCATCGAGGCGGAGGAGCGCGGCCAGGCCGAGGCCATCGCTCGCTCGACCGAGGCCTGGCTCGGCCTGCGCAGCCCGAGCGTTGCGCTCGTCATCGGCGAAGGCGGCTCGGGTGGTGCGATCGCGATTGCCGCCGCCAGCCGCGTCATGATGATGGAGCACGCGATCTATTCGGTGATCTCGCCGGAAGGCGCGGCCTCGATCCTCTGGCGCGACACGGCGCGCGCGCAGGACGCCGCGACCGGCATGAAGATCACGGCGCAGGACCTTTTGAAGTTCGGCATCATCGACCGGATCGTGCAGGAGCCGACCGGCGGCGCCCATCGCGACGGCCAGGCCGCGATCACCCGCGCGGGCGACGCCATTTCCGCAGCGCTCGGTGAGCTGGCCGGCCTGAGCGCTGACGACATCGTCAACAAGCGGGCCGACAAGTTCCTGGCGATCGGCCGCAATCTCTGA
- a CDS encoding class I SAM-dependent methyltransferase yields MPLDVVDLRAFYASPLGHVARRFIGRAMLRFWPDCARQRVLGLGYSTPYLSVLGMQAERTIAFMPAAQGVVNWPSSGLSASALVEPTLLPLPTASIDRVVLVHALEETESPDDLLEEVSRVLNPGGRMILVVPNRRGLWARMDGTPFGQGRPFSRRQLSALMRGAEFSPEHWTEALYVPPLQRRLLMRSALAWEQIGAGLSLPFAGVHIIDATKQFYRRAPLRATRRSFALRPVLLPQPSPTPRAANPPAKPRTG; encoded by the coding sequence ATGCCTCTCGACGTCGTCGACCTGCGCGCCTTCTATGCAAGCCCGCTCGGCCATGTGGCCCGGCGCTTCATCGGCCGGGCGATGCTCCGCTTCTGGCCGGATTGCGCGCGCCAGCGCGTGCTGGGCCTCGGCTACTCGACGCCCTATCTCTCGGTGCTCGGCATGCAGGCCGAGCGGACCATCGCCTTCATGCCGGCGGCGCAGGGCGTGGTGAACTGGCCCTCGTCCGGCCTCTCCGCCTCCGCTCTGGTCGAGCCCACGCTTCTGCCGCTGCCGACCGCTTCGATCGACCGCGTCGTGCTCGTCCATGCGCTGGAAGAGACCGAAAGCCCCGACGACCTGCTGGAAGAGGTCTCGCGCGTGCTCAATCCCGGCGGGCGGATGATTTTGGTCGTGCCCAACCGGCGCGGGCTCTGGGCCCGGATGGACGGCACGCCCTTCGGCCAGGGCAGACCCTTCAGCCGCCGCCAGCTTTCCGCCCTGATGCGCGGCGCCGAATTCTCGCCCGAGCACTGGACCGAGGCGCTCTATGTTCCGCCCCTGCAAAGGCGGCTGCTGATGCGCTCGGCGCTGGCCTGGGAGCAGATCGGCGCGGGCCTCTCGCTGCCCTTCGCCGGCGTCCATATCATCGACGCCACCAAACAGTTCTACCGGCGCGCGCCCCTGCGCGCGACAAGACGCAGCTTCGCGCTGAGACCCGTCCTGCTGCCGCAACCTTCACCCACGCCACGTGCGGCAAACCCGCCTGCGAAGCCACGAACGGGTTGA
- a CDS encoding TorF family putative porin, translated as MSDLFRSSILGLALAAGITGTHASDLPSRKGAPPVPVVPAITWFDIAVNVKAQTDYNFRGISQTDRKPGIGGGAELQVYNNLFYAGVYGASVDLATRPDAEIDFYAGIRPKFGDLAFDFGVMQYYYPSEKQLIDVAGVFWTPKNTDFTEVYGKVSYTFAESLTLGANAYHAWDWLGTGASGTYASVTAKYNLPFLEGLSVSGELGHYWLGTTNLAIWSTVPATNLPDYTYWNAGVSYNWKNLTADLRYHDTTLSKTECFLLTADPRGITTGSGRSKWCGAAVVATLSFDITASSVGVFASK; from the coding sequence ATGTCCGATCTCTTCCGATCCTCGATACTCGGGCTGGCCCTGGCGGCCGGCATCACCGGGACTCATGCCTCCGACCTGCCGAGCAGGAAGGGCGCACCCCCGGTCCCGGTCGTCCCGGCGATCACCTGGTTCGACATTGCCGTCAATGTGAAGGCCCAGACCGACTATAATTTCCGCGGCATTTCGCAGACCGACCGCAAGCCCGGCATCGGCGGCGGCGCCGAGCTGCAGGTCTACAACAACCTGTTCTATGCCGGCGTCTACGGTGCCAGCGTCGATCTCGCCACGCGCCCCGATGCGGAAATCGACTTCTACGCCGGTATCCGGCCGAAATTCGGCGATCTCGCCTTCGATTTCGGCGTGATGCAATACTACTATCCGAGCGAGAAGCAGCTCATCGATGTCGCCGGCGTATTCTGGACGCCGAAGAACACGGATTTCACCGAGGTCTATGGCAAGGTCTCCTATACCTTCGCGGAGAGCCTGACGCTCGGCGCCAACGCCTATCATGCCTGGGACTGGCTCGGCACCGGCGCGAGCGGCACCTATGCCTCGGTCACCGCCAAATACAACCTGCCCTTCCTGGAGGGCCTTTCGGTCTCCGGCGAGCTCGGCCATTACTGGCTCGGAACCACCAATCTCGCGATCTGGTCGACGGTTCCGGCGACCAATCTGCCGGACTACACCTACTGGAATGCCGGCGTGTCCTATAACTGGAAGAACCTGACCGCCGACCTGCGCTACCACGACACCACGCTGTCGAAGACCGAGTGTTTCCTGCTGACGGCCGACCCGCGCGGCATCACGACCGGCAGCGGCCGCTCGAAATGGTGCGGCGCCGCCGTCGTCGCGACGCTGTCCTTCGACATCACCGCGAGCAGCGTCGGCGTCTTCGCCTCGAAGTAA
- the gloB gene encoding hydroxyacylglutathione hydrolase — translation MPLDLHVFRTLNDNAGALLHDPASGACAAVDVPDAGETLAAARAKGWTISDIFITHAHHDHTQGVAEVKQATGANVVGPADARTSAPLDRVLGEGDTVGFGGESFEIWHTPGHSDGHLSLIGRGAKLALVGDVVFVMGCGRVQPGQMERMWTSLSRLMALPGDVRLLGGHDYTLSNARFARSVDSTNDALKARFAEAEKAKAEGRFWALTTVAEEKATNPFFRAAEPALAKAVGLAGAAPGEVFAALREAKNRF, via the coding sequence ATGCCGCTCGACCTTCACGTCTTCCGTACGCTCAACGACAATGCGGGCGCGCTGCTCCACGATCCCGCGAGTGGCGCCTGCGCGGCCGTCGACGTTCCCGATGCCGGCGAGACGCTCGCCGCTGCCAGGGCCAAGGGCTGGACGATCAGCGACATCTTCATCACCCATGCCCATCACGACCACACGCAAGGCGTGGCCGAGGTGAAGCAGGCGACCGGGGCGAATGTCGTCGGCCCGGCCGATGCGCGGACCAGCGCGCCGCTCGATCGGGTTCTCGGCGAGGGCGATACCGTCGGCTTCGGCGGCGAGAGCTTCGAGATCTGGCATACGCCCGGTCATTCCGACGGGCATCTCAGCCTCATTGGGCGCGGGGCCAAGCTCGCGCTGGTCGGGGATGTCGTCTTCGTGATGGGCTGCGGACGGGTCCAGCCCGGCCAGATGGAGCGGATGTGGACCTCGCTGTCGCGGCTGATGGCGCTGCCGGGCGATGTCCGTCTGCTAGGCGGCCACGACTATACCCTGTCCAATGCCCGCTTCGCCCGGTCGGTCGATTCCACCAACGATGCGCTGAAGGCGCGCTTTGCGGAGGCCGAGAAGGCCAAGGCCGAGGGCCGATTCTGGGCGCTGACCACGGTCGCCGAGGAAAAGGCGACCAATCCGTTCTTCCGGGCGGCCGAACCGGCGCTGGCAAAAGCGGTCGGGCTGGCAGGCGCCGCACCGGGCGAGGTCTTCGCCGCGCTTCGCGAAGCCAAGAACCGGTTCTGA
- a CDS encoding AroM family protein, whose amino-acid sequence MSKLGTLTIGQAPRADITPILDDVLDARLARRHAGVLDGLSRAEIERGFAAEAGKPVLITKLLDGSAVVIDRARTEAAAQTKLAMLEAEGCSTILMLCTGHFASLHTQTARLIEPDRILPPTVAALVQGAQLGIIVPLAEQISSEAGKWAPLGRAPLYAAASPYGGEGASVAEAARDLNGRGAEILLMDCMGFVERHRREAAEAGLPVILSNSLIAKLVSEIV is encoded by the coding sequence ATGAGCAAGCTGGGCACGCTGACCATCGGCCAGGCGCCGCGCGCCGACATCACGCCGATCCTCGACGACGTGCTGGATGCGCGTCTGGCACGGCGCCATGCCGGTGTACTGGACGGCCTGAGCCGTGCCGAGATCGAACGGGGTTTCGCGGCCGAGGCCGGAAAGCCGGTGCTGATCACCAAGCTCCTCGACGGCAGCGCGGTCGTCATCGACCGGGCGCGCACCGAGGCGGCGGCCCAAACGAAGCTCGCCATGCTGGAAGCCGAGGGCTGCTCGACGATCCTGATGCTCTGCACCGGGCATTTCGCGAGCTTGCATACGCAGACAGCGCGCTTGATCGAGCCGGACCGCATCTTGCCGCCGACGGTGGCAGCACTGGTGCAGGGCGCCCAGCTCGGCATCATCGTGCCGCTCGCCGAGCAGATTTCATCGGAGGCCGGAAAATGGGCGCCGCTTGGTCGTGCGCCGCTCTATGCCGCCGCCTCGCCTTATGGCGGGGAAGGGGCGTCGGTCGCGGAAGCGGCCCGTGATCTCAACGGGCGCGGTGCCGAAATCCTGCTGATGGATTGCATGGGCTTCGTCGAGCGGCATCGCCGCGAGGCGGCCGAAGCCGGGCTGCCGGTCATCCTCTCCAACAGCCTGATCGCCAAGCTGGTCTCCGAGATCGTTTGA
- a CDS encoding OPT/YSL family transporter, with product MTNPTEGVPQKHPSLFEPATLLLIAALCVFGAIIGMQLLVSLGITANTSLIGALAAMALARVPLAIFARYRSIHVQNLAQSAISSATFGAANSLLLPVGIPWLLGRPDLVLPMLAGAFFAMLLDAYLLYRMFDSRVFPATGAWPPGVAAAEAIKAGDEGGRKAVLMGIGFGTGIAASFVKIPLAWIGFAGSTAVSGIPMSAFGVAFIGNIWALLMFGVGLLLRGYSGQLFSGPTFASIIPKGDLMAAYIPHGFMIGAGLVALLQVASLLFRRGEAKAGEATAGVSDVEVKRALGLGTVGYLVIAVFIAIVGGLMTDMSMGMLILFVLYAAFAAYVHELIVGLAAMHSGWFPAFAVALITLIIGMLMGFPMPALALLVGFSAATGPAFADMGYDLKAGYLLRGNGANPAFEREGRRQQLFAAMFAFVVAGAVVLFSYQSYFDQNLVAPVDKVYAATIKAGVAPGVAWQLFLWAIPGAILQFIGGPKRQIGVLFATGLLINFPMAGWAVLAGILCRIIWEKLRGASGEGDMEVFAAGVIAGDAIFSFFDSVSKNFWKR from the coding sequence ATGACCAATCCAACTGAGGGGGTGCCTCAGAAGCACCCCAGCTTGTTCGAGCCGGCGACGCTGCTGCTCATCGCCGCGCTCTGCGTCTTCGGCGCGATCATCGGCATGCAGCTTCTGGTGTCGCTCGGCATCACCGCCAATACCTCGCTGATCGGCGCGCTCGCCGCCATGGCGCTGGCGCGGGTGCCGCTCGCGATCTTCGCGCGCTACCGCTCGATCCATGTCCAGAACCTGGCCCAGAGCGCGATCTCTTCGGCCACGTTCGGCGCGGCGAACAGCCTGCTGCTGCCGGTCGGCATTCCCTGGCTGCTCGGCCGGCCGGATCTCGTCCTGCCGATGCTGGCGGGCGCCTTCTTCGCCATGTTGCTCGATGCCTATCTGCTCTACCGGATGTTCGATTCCCGCGTCTTCCCGGCGACGGGCGCCTGGCCTCCGGGCGTGGCCGCCGCCGAGGCAATCAAGGCCGGCGACGAGGGCGGCCGCAAGGCGGTGCTGATGGGCATCGGCTTCGGCACCGGCATCGCCGCTTCCTTCGTCAAGATCCCGCTGGCCTGGATCGGCTTTGCCGGCTCGACCGCCGTCTCCGGCATTCCGATGTCGGCCTTCGGCGTTGCCTTCATCGGCAATATCTGGGCGCTGCTGATGTTCGGCGTCGGCCTCCTGCTGCGCGGCTATTCAGGCCAGCTCTTCAGCGGCCCGACCTTCGCCAGCATCATCCCGAAGGGCGACCTGATGGCCGCCTATATCCCGCACGGCTTTATGATCGGTGCGGGCCTCGTCGCGCTGCTGCAGGTCGCGTCGCTGCTGTTCCGCCGCGGCGAGGCCAAGGCGGGCGAGGCGACTGCTGGCGTCTCGGATGTCGAGGTCAAGCGCGCGCTTGGGCTGGGCACGGTTGGCTATCTCGTGATTGCCGTCTTCATCGCCATTGTCGGCGGGTTGATGACCGACATGTCGATGGGCATGCTGATCCTGTTCGTGCTTTACGCCGCCTTCGCGGCCTATGTCCACGAGCTGATCGTCGGCCTGGCGGCGATGCATTCCGGCTGGTTCCCGGCCTTCGCGGTGGCGCTGATCACGCTGATCATCGGCATGCTGATGGGCTTCCCGATGCCGGCTCTGGCGCTGCTCGTCGGCTTCTCCGCCGCGACGGGACCTGCCTTCGCCGACATGGGCTATGACCTCAAGGCCGGCTACCTGCTGCGCGGCAACGGCGCCAACCCCGCCTTCGAGCGCGAGGGCCGCCGCCAGCAGCTCTTCGCGGCGATGTTCGCCTTCGTCGTGGCGGGCGCGGTCGTGCTGTTCTCCTACCAGTCCTATTTCGACCAGAACCTGGTGGCCCCCGTCGACAAGGTCTATGCCGCGACGATCAAGGCCGGCGTCGCGCCAGGCGTGGCCTGGCAGCTCTTCCTTTGGGCTATCCCCGGCGCGATCCTGCAGTTCATCGGCGGGCCGAAGCGGCAGATCGGCGTGCTCTTCGCCACCGGCCTGTTGATCAACTTCCCGATGGCGGGCTGGGCGGTGCTGGCCGGCATCCTCTGCCGGATCATCTGGGAGAAGCTGCGCGGTGCGAGCGGCGAGGGCGACATGGAGGTCTTCGCCGCGGGTGTGATCGCGGGCGATGCGATCTTCTCCTTCTTCGACTCCGTCTCGAAGAACTTCTGGAAGCGCTGA
- a CDS encoding GNAT family N-acetyltransferase, which produces MLTKTDDSEFVLGCERRIINAWPALSTLIVGDWVLRFANGYSGRANSATPLSYGAELDGTMLDLIEELYRADGLIPAIRLTPLVADATRTAVLERGYRIKDQSFGQIAPVAGFSPSEEAELQIEARPSQEWIAGAAALQSGNKTHAGNLAAIIEKVRLPAGFATWLVEGEAVAFGMSVAERGMAEIGLICVQPGHRGHGYGRRIVRGLMGWAAAMGCHSAYLQVERSNAVAINLYGSLGFRELYQYETRILD; this is translated from the coding sequence ATGCTGACCAAGACGGACGACAGCGAATTCGTGCTCGGCTGCGAGCGGCGCATCATCAATGCCTGGCCGGCGCTATCGACGCTCATCGTCGGCGATTGGGTGCTGCGCTTTGCCAACGGCTATTCGGGCCGGGCGAATTCCGCGACGCCGCTGAGCTATGGCGCCGAGCTCGACGGCACGATGCTGGACCTGATCGAGGAGCTCTATCGCGCGGATGGGCTGATCCCCGCCATCCGCCTGACACCACTGGTGGCGGATGCGACGCGCACGGCGGTGCTGGAGCGTGGCTACAGGATCAAGGACCAGTCCTTCGGCCAGATTGCGCCGGTTGCCGGCTTTTCACCATCCGAGGAGGCGGAGCTGCAGATCGAGGCGCGGCCGAGCCAGGAATGGATAGCGGGCGCCGCAGCCCTGCAGAGCGGCAACAAGACCCATGCCGGCAATCTCGCAGCGATCATCGAGAAGGTGAGGTTGCCGGCCGGTTTCGCGACCTGGCTGGTCGAGGGCGAGGCGGTCGCCTTCGGCATGAGCGTCGCCGAGCGCGGCATGGCCGAGATCGGCCTGATCTGCGTCCAGCCCGGCCATCGCGGCCATGGCTATGGTCGCAGGATCGTGCGGGGGCTGATGGGCTGGGCGGCGGCGATGGGCTGCCACAGCGCCTATCTGCAGGTCGAGCGGAGCAACGCGGTCGCGATCAACCTCTATGGCAGCCTCGGCTTTCGCGAGCTCTACCAGTACGAGACGCGCATCCTCGACTGA
- a CDS encoding ROK family protein — MATATAETSRSATKAATGPHGAAELPSVVVTSYNLEVRDDDGFVGDKASRGAFIEHLDALRSHLKRNGDDPLEGKTAEISKKELDALIKDGDAKEAALVLSAVEGFAQSLAFVIRRFARLKSWAEIERIVVGGGFRESRVGELAIARAAIILRTDGRDLDLVPVSHHPDEAGLVGSAHLAPKWIFEAYDSLVAVDIGGSNIRAGIVELRQKKVPDLSKARVWKSDLWRHADEEPSRDEAIKRLGKMLREQIGNAEKEGLRVAPFIGVGCPGLIQPDGAIDRGAQNLPGNWESSRFNLVDSIRDLVPEIGEHETEVVMHNDAVIQGLSEMPAMQDVANWAVLTIGTGLGNASYHNRAKARSKERA, encoded by the coding sequence ATGGCCACGGCGACCGCCGAGACGTCACGCAGCGCGACCAAGGCCGCGACCGGGCCGCATGGTGCCGCAGAGCTGCCCTCCGTCGTGGTCACCAGCTACAATCTGGAGGTCCGTGACGATGACGGCTTCGTCGGCGACAAGGCGAGCCGCGGCGCCTTCATCGAGCATCTCGACGCATTGCGCAGCCATCTCAAGCGCAACGGCGACGATCCGCTCGAGGGCAAGACCGCCGAGATCAGCAAGAAGGAGCTCGATGCGCTGATCAAGGACGGCGATGCGAAAGAGGCCGCATTGGTGCTCAGCGCCGTCGAAGGCTTCGCTCAGTCGCTGGCCTTCGTCATCCGCCGGTTCGCGCGATTGAAGAGCTGGGCGGAGATCGAGCGCATCGTCGTGGGTGGAGGCTTCCGCGAGAGCCGGGTCGGCGAGCTCGCCATTGCGCGCGCCGCCATCATCCTGCGCACCGACGGGCGCGACCTCGATCTCGTGCCCGTCAGCCACCACCCCGACGAGGCCGGGCTGGTCGGCAGTGCCCATCTCGCGCCGAAATGGATCTTCGAGGCCTATGACAGCCTCGTCGCCGTCGATATCGGCGGCTCGAACATCCGCGCCGGCATCGTCGAGCTCCGGCAGAAGAAGGTTCCGGACCTGAGCAAGGCGCGGGTCTGGAAATCCGACCTTTGGCGCCATGCCGACGAGGAGCCCAGCCGCGACGAGGCGATCAAGCGACTGGGCAAGATGCTGCGCGAGCAGATCGGCAACGCGGAGAAGGAGGGCTTGCGCGTGGCGCCCTTCATCGGCGTCGGCTGTCCCGGCTTGATCCAGCCGGACGGCGCGATCGATCGCGGGGCGCAGAACCTGCCCGGCAATTGGGAAAGCAGCCGCTTCAATCTCGTCGACAGCATCCGCGACCTCGTGCCGGAGATCGGCGAGCACGAGACCGAAGTGGTGATGCACAATGATGCGGTGATCCAGGGCCTGAGCGAGATGCCGGCGATGCAGGATGTCGCGAACTGGGCGGTACTGACCATCGGTACCGGCCTTGGCAATGCGAGCTATCACAACCGCGCCAAGGCGAGGAGCAAGGAGCGGGCTTGA
- a CDS encoding DUF2938 domain-containing protein, whose amino-acid sequence MRPGGWNVSDLILRMVVIGVGATALTDIWAQFLRLFGFLKPNWAMPGRWFAHLPRGRVWHDDIAKSEPVAGELAIGWICHYLVGIAFAGIVLAIAGAGWARNPTFLPALIVGWATIGCGWFLLQPGMGMGIAASKKPNANQIRLLNFVSHTLFAIGLYGTALLTR is encoded by the coding sequence ATGCGGCCTGGGGGATGGAACGTGTCGGATCTGATCTTGCGGATGGTCGTCATCGGCGTCGGCGCGACCGCGCTCACCGATATCTGGGCTCAGTTTCTGCGTCTCTTCGGCTTCCTCAAGCCGAACTGGGCGATGCCCGGCCGCTGGTTTGCCCATCTGCCGCGCGGGCGCGTCTGGCATGACGACATCGCCAAATCCGAACCTGTCGCCGGCGAGCTCGCGATCGGCTGGATCTGCCATTATCTCGTCGGCATCGCCTTCGCCGGGATCGTGCTGGCGATCGCCGGAGCCGGCTGGGCCCGCAACCCGACCTTCCTGCCGGCCCTCATCGTCGGCTGGGCGACGATCGGCTGCGGCTGGTTCCTCCTGCAGCCGGGCATGGGCATGGGCATCGCCGCCTCGAAGAAGCCGAACGCGAACCAGATCCGCCTGCTGAATTTCGTCAGCCACACCCTCTTCGCCATCGGCCTCTACGGCACGGCGCTGCTGACGCGCTGA
- a CDS encoding cupin domain-containing protein, which translates to MRLDGLTAAEVIRLLDLKPHPEGGHYRETFRDPAGPEGRGFSTAIYYLLDTGETSEWHRVDAAEIWHHYAGAPLVITVSPNGHDASAHHLGTELAAGQRPQFVVPAGWWQSATSLGAWTLVGCTVAPGFEFKGFEMAPPGWRPTPRKPSGG; encoded by the coding sequence ATGCGGTTGGACGGGCTGACGGCGGCGGAGGTCATCCGCCTGCTCGACCTCAAGCCCCACCCCGAAGGCGGCCATTATCGCGAGACGTTTCGCGATCCGGCCGGGCCGGAGGGGAGGGGCTTCTCGACCGCGATCTATTATCTGCTCGATACGGGCGAGACCTCGGAATGGCATCGCGTCGATGCGGCCGAGATCTGGCACCATTATGCCGGGGCGCCATTGGTGATCACGGTCTCGCCGAACGGGCACGATGCCTCGGCCCATCATCTCGGCACCGAGCTTGCCGCCGGCCAGCGGCCGCAATTCGTGGTGCCGGCCGGCTGGTGGCAGAGCGCGACCTCGCTCGGCGCCTGGACGCTGGTCGGTTGCACGGTCGCGCCGGGTTTCGAATTCAAGGGCTTCGAGATGGCGCCGCCGGGCTGGCGGCCGACACCACGCAAGCCTTCCGGGGGATAG